A stretch of the Massilia varians genome encodes the following:
- a CDS encoding DMT family transporter: MWIGVLCGLLAGAMWGLVFIVPEMLGAFSPLELAVGRYLAYGAMAFALLLPRLKSLFGTLVPGDYAALVRHALAGNIVYYMLLAAGVKYAGLAPTSLIIGMVPVVVTLMGRKDHGALPLRRLALPLLLVAAGIACINVDSFLHAGPAASSGEIALGVACAAGALLCWSWYALDNARYLKRNPHFSSAQWSALYGLSTGAIALLIGIASWLLSDPVPATPARDWSLFWTCNALLALGASVIGNQLWNVASRRAPVTLSGQLILFETLFALLYGFLYRAQGPRPLELAAIVLLVAGVTWSVHAHSAGRDASGREALDPDFGEGDGMAGAAHRHQS; encoded by the coding sequence ATGTGGATCGGGGTGTTGTGCGGCCTGCTGGCCGGGGCGATGTGGGGCCTGGTATTCATCGTGCCGGAGATGCTGGGCGCCTTCTCGCCGCTGGAGCTGGCGGTCGGGCGCTACCTCGCCTACGGCGCGATGGCCTTCGCCCTGCTGCTGCCGCGCCTGAAGTCCCTCTTCGGCACCCTGGTTCCCGGCGACTACGCCGCGCTGGTACGGCATGCGCTGGCCGGCAACATCGTCTACTACATGCTGCTCGCGGCCGGCGTGAAGTACGCCGGCCTGGCCCCGACCTCCCTGATCATCGGGATGGTGCCGGTGGTGGTCACCCTCATGGGCCGCAAGGACCACGGCGCGCTGCCGCTGCGGCGCCTGGCGCTGCCGCTGCTCCTGGTAGCCGCGGGCATCGCCTGCATCAACGTCGACAGCTTCCTGCATGCCGGCCCGGCGGCTTCTAGCGGGGAGATCGCGCTGGGCGTGGCCTGCGCCGCCGGCGCCCTGCTGTGCTGGAGCTGGTACGCCCTCGACAACGCGCGCTACCTGAAGCGCAATCCGCACTTCTCCAGCGCCCAGTGGTCGGCGCTGTACGGCCTGTCCACCGGTGCGATCGCCCTCCTCATCGGCATCGCGAGCTGGCTGTTGTCCGACCCGGTTCCGGCCACGCCCGCACGCGACTGGTCTTTGTTCTGGACCTGCAATGCCCTGCTGGCGCTGGGCGCGTCGGTGATCGGCAACCAGCTGTGGAACGTGGCGAGCCGCCGGGCCCCGGTTACCCTGTCCGGCCAGCTGATCCTGTTCGAGACCCTGTTCGCCCTGCTCTACGGCTTCCTGTACCGCGCCCAGGGCCCGCGCCCCCTGGAGCTGGCGGCGATCGTGCTGCTGGTGGCGGGCGTGACCTGGTCGGTGCACGCCCATTCGGCCGGGCGCGATGCCTCAGGGCGGGAGGCGCTCGACCCGGACTTCGGCGAAGGTGACGGCATGGCCGGCGCCGCCCATCGCCACCAGTCCTAG
- a CDS encoding extracellular solute-binding protein → MTPFTVRLAGAALASALCAPTSAHAQIEVRMWTLLSGGDGARMAALVERFNASQRDVRVTSTTLNWGEPFYTKLITSSVVGAGPDIATVHLSRITNLAGGGVLRPIAPSALAASGLDPADFYPRQWQKSQHAGRTYAIPLDLHPLVLYYNKTLVGKAGLLDAGGTLKPIRGIDALTDAFRAVREATGRPGMTMESSQSSYAIWRLWISMLAQRNAPLIQNGRFAYGAAGVDSLARVARWFQQGYAQPGLDYAASTSQFMGGNAGFMINGVWEVPEMVRAAKGGTLGFDYGIVPLPRMFGNDSVWADSHAFAMPANEGRPLSPEKARAVMRFIAFVSKHSLGWAEGGHVPAYRPVAESPAALALMPNRLYAEVPRHVVYDPDAWYMGAAGPLEAMASKYLPAALSSQLTPAQALRMFETEAARMIKKRAPRY, encoded by the coding sequence TTGACCCCATTCACGGTGCGCCTCGCCGGCGCGGCGCTAGCCAGCGCATTGTGCGCGCCCACGTCCGCGCATGCGCAGATCGAGGTGCGCATGTGGACGCTGCTGAGCGGCGGGGACGGCGCGCGCATGGCGGCGCTGGTCGAGCGCTTCAACGCCAGCCAGCGCGACGTGCGCGTGACCAGCACCACGCTGAACTGGGGCGAGCCGTTCTACACCAAGCTGATCACCTCGTCGGTGGTGGGGGCCGGGCCGGACATCGCCACCGTGCACCTGTCGCGCATCACCAACCTGGCGGGCGGCGGCGTGCTGCGGCCCATCGCGCCCTCGGCGCTGGCGGCAAGCGGACTCGATCCCGCCGACTTCTATCCGCGCCAATGGCAGAAATCCCAGCATGCCGGCCGGACCTACGCGATCCCGCTCGACCTGCATCCGCTGGTCCTGTACTACAACAAGACACTGGTGGGGAAGGCCGGCCTGCTGGACGCCGGCGGCACCCTCAAGCCGATCCGGGGAATCGACGCGCTCACAGACGCCTTCCGCGCGGTGCGCGAGGCCACCGGCCGGCCAGGGATGACCATGGAGAGCAGCCAGAGCTCCTATGCGATCTGGCGCCTGTGGATCTCGATGCTGGCGCAGCGCAACGCGCCCCTGATCCAGAACGGACGCTTCGCCTACGGCGCGGCCGGCGTCGATTCGCTGGCGCGCGTGGCGCGCTGGTTCCAGCAGGGCTACGCCCAGCCGGGGCTGGATTACGCGGCCTCCACCAGCCAGTTCATGGGCGGCAACGCCGGCTTCATGATCAACGGCGTGTGGGAGGTGCCGGAGATGGTGCGCGCCGCCAAGGGCGGCACTCTCGGCTTCGACTACGGCATCGTGCCGCTGCCGCGCATGTTCGGCAACGACAGCGTCTGGGCCGATTCGCACGCCTTCGCCATGCCCGCCAACGAGGGGCGGCCGCTCTCGCCCGAAAAAGCGCGCGCCGTGATGCGCTTCATTGCGTTCGTGAGCAAGCATTCGCTCGGCTGGGCCGAGGGCGGGCACGTGCCGGCCTACCGGCCGGTGGCGGAATCCCCCGCCGCCCTGGCCCTGATGCCGAACCGGCTGTACGCCGAGGTGCCGCGCCACGTGGTCTACGACCCGGACGCCTGGTACATGGGCGCCGCCGGGCCGCTCGAGGCGATGGCCTCGAAATACCTGCCGGCGGCGCTGTCGTCGCAGCTCACGCCGGCGCAAGCCCTGCGCATGTTCGAAACCGAAGCGGCGCGCATGATCAAGAAACGCGCGCCGCGCTACTAA
- a CDS encoding TonB-dependent receptor: MKVKQVCPAQKLLAVAVSGIAWSLGCAHAVQAQEAPAVQAHNNAVPEVVVTAQRTASAASRTPVAISVLSGEQLRELGADNPAALGARLPNVHLDQAFSGLRVTIRGISNNDTTDKGDPSAAFMQDGVYIARPAGQAANFLDVERIEVLRGPQGTLYGRNTTAGLVNVISHAPTAQLEGRVAVEAGTYGNRKLEGVVNVPVNHALALRAAVSTRKQDPFLRNGQGTRFKPGMDRDDRDARLSARLAIGRDAALLLRYDHSEATNNNDRFVPDTNFYSGVAAGAPTWRDTSTDERLTMGFRPVNIAPVQGMQDRRARGLSADLSWNLGPATLYYLGSHRELDQQMVNNYYYRISPAIALGVINSYDGANIQDSHELRLATGGGGPLSAQAGLYYFSEQSDTRYAFQGLRPVGLPPYYAFPLVTEAASRAVFGQLTWRAAGRLQLTAGARRTLDHKWRVGSTDFQQAPSFNPATDRRLLNAADLSTSRTTWRLGAQFDLAPASLAYLSLATGYKAGAFNDGCVAGTSALGIPCPAAAAVTPEFLYYQPEELRAWEAGLKSRLMQGRLSVNAAVFHYDYTNLQLTGNAIVAGAPRLLTRNAGAARSRGVELDGEWRVGSGGRLNYGLTLLDARYVTYMATPTVSWAGRKLDRAPSQVFTLGYQQRVPLAGGQLTGGLFARASGAYVLAVPSQLLSYRVPSHTSTDATLAWAPAKGSWSVLARVRNIENKVRPSVIDSFGMTTPTAPRTADLRLDLRF, encoded by the coding sequence ATGAAAGTGAAGCAGGTCTGTCCAGCGCAGAAGCTGCTGGCCGTTGCAGTATCGGGCATCGCCTGGAGCCTGGGCTGTGCCCATGCCGTCCAGGCGCAGGAAGCCCCGGCCGTCCAGGCACACAACAACGCCGTGCCGGAAGTCGTGGTCACGGCCCAGCGTACCGCTTCCGCCGCCTCGCGCACGCCGGTGGCCATCAGCGTGCTGTCCGGCGAGCAGCTGCGCGAGCTCGGCGCCGACAACCCGGCAGCGTTGGGCGCGCGCCTGCCGAACGTGCACCTCGACCAGGCTTTCTCGGGCCTGCGCGTGACCATCCGCGGCATCAGCAACAACGACACCACCGACAAGGGCGACCCTTCGGCCGCCTTCATGCAGGACGGCGTGTATATCGCGCGCCCTGCCGGCCAGGCCGCCAACTTCCTCGACGTCGAGCGCATCGAAGTGCTGCGCGGACCGCAGGGCACCCTGTACGGCCGCAACACCACCGCCGGCCTGGTCAACGTGATCTCGCATGCGCCGACGGCGCAGCTGGAAGGCCGCGTCGCTGTCGAAGCCGGCACCTACGGCAACCGCAAGCTCGAAGGCGTGGTCAACGTTCCGGTGAACCATGCCCTGGCGCTGCGCGCCGCCGTCAGCACCCGCAAGCAGGACCCGTTCCTGCGCAACGGCCAGGGCACGCGCTTCAAGCCCGGCATGGACCGCGACGACCGCGATGCGCGCCTGAGCGCCAGGCTGGCGATCGGCCGCGATGCCGCGCTGCTGCTGCGCTACGACCATAGCGAAGCGACCAACAACAATGACCGCTTCGTCCCGGACACCAATTTCTACAGCGGCGTCGCCGCCGGCGCGCCGACATGGCGCGACACCTCGACCGACGAACGCCTGACCATGGGCTTCCGTCCGGTGAACATCGCTCCGGTGCAGGGCATGCAGGACCGCCGCGCGCGCGGCCTGTCGGCGGACCTGAGCTGGAACCTGGGCCCGGCCACCCTCTACTACCTCGGCTCGCACCGCGAACTCGACCAGCAGATGGTGAACAACTACTATTACCGGATCTCGCCGGCGATCGCGCTTGGCGTGATCAACAGCTACGATGGCGCCAACATCCAGGACTCGCACGAACTGCGCCTGGCCACCGGGGGCGGCGGGCCGCTCAGCGCCCAGGCCGGCCTGTATTACTTCAGCGAGCAATCCGATACCCGCTACGCCTTCCAGGGCCTGCGCCCGGTCGGCCTGCCGCCGTATTACGCCTTCCCGCTGGTGACCGAGGCCGCCAGCCGCGCCGTCTTCGGCCAGCTCACCTGGCGCGCGGCCGGGCGCCTGCAGCTGACCGCCGGGGCGCGCCGCACCCTCGACCACAAGTGGCGCGTGGGCTCGACCGATTTCCAGCAGGCCCCCAGCTTCAATCCGGCCACCGACCGCCGCCTGCTGAACGCGGCCGACCTGTCGACCTCGCGCACGACCTGGCGCCTGGGCGCGCAGTTCGACCTGGCGCCTGCCAGCCTGGCCTACCTGAGCCTGGCGACCGGCTACAAGGCCGGCGCCTTCAACGACGGCTGCGTGGCCGGCACCTCCGCCCTCGGCATCCCCTGCCCCGCAGCCGCCGCGGTCACGCCCGAGTTCCTGTACTACCAGCCGGAAGAACTGCGTGCCTGGGAAGCCGGCCTGAAGTCGCGCCTCATGCAGGGCCGCTTGAGCGTGAATGCCGCCGTCTTCCACTACGACTACACCAATCTGCAGCTGACCGGCAATGCGATCGTCGCCGGCGCCCCGCGCCTTCTGACGCGCAATGCGGGCGCGGCGCGCAGCCGCGGCGTCGAACTCGATGGCGAATGGCGGGTCGGCAGCGGCGGCCGCCTCAACTACGGCCTGACCCTGCTCGACGCCCGCTACGTGACCTACATGGCAACGCCGACCGTATCCTGGGCCGGACGCAAGCTGGACCGGGCGCCGAGCCAGGTGTTTACGCTCGGCTACCAGCAGCGCGTCCCGCTGGCCGGCGGCCAGCTCACCGGCGGCCTGTTCGCCCGCGCCAGCGGCGCCTACGTGCTGGCGGTCCCGAGCCAGCTCTTGAGCTACCGCGTGCCTTCGCATACGAGCACCGACGCCACGCTCGCGTGGGCGCCTGCGAAAGGCAGCTGGAGCGTGCTGGCGCGCGTGCGCAACATCGAGAACAAGGTGCGGCCGTCCGTCATCGACAGCTTCGGCATGACCACGCCGACCGCGCCGCGCACCGCCGATCTGCGCCTCGACCTGCGTTTCTGA
- a CDS encoding family 43 glycosylhydrolase codes for MTRSFPGWAGMLLLAATQLAAPPSARALAPAAAGAATYTNPLPLRLADGSLAESCADPSLLRDRTSTPTVWYMYCTMDPVSHKERDGKGWKFRMMPVYRSVDLVNWYFVRDSFDQRPAGLAGPTSGLWAPEPVYQNGSYYLYFTVTDVADRHSPEPGCASDSGIAVATSASPAGPWRPAEQLVVPPRRAGAGCNFHWTFDPDVVEDEQGDRFLYYGSYGGGLFVQRLSKDGLRVEGDPVRIGAANRYEGAEVVKAGKYWYLFASSTDCCRGPLTGYALFVGRATSPEGPFLDREGNDMAAARVGGTPVLAQNGNRWVGAGHNTVFQDAAGQWWTFYHAVDRHQGYFSVEDKLTRRPLLLDRIDWVDGWPVINRGQGPSDTPQRAPSIVAAPAPAPAPSPAKASTVAATPLWSERFAQPHLDARWRWIRPQAAGSWSTGHPGLRMATRQTDLHEDTNNAALLSTALPEGDLRILARIRLDAPLDCCAKPVQGGLVVMRDDDNYVKLVELAHDGLRQVEFGKELAPVARGYPRYGNTVVGTPGEWTWLRIDIRREGKEERYTAWSMGQGGGWVGGSTWTHRLGGKARLGLVAMGGAGHAVTFAEVRVERLPP; via the coding sequence ATGACACGATCCTTTCCAGGCTGGGCAGGGATGCTGCTGCTCGCCGCGACCCAGCTGGCCGCGCCGCCGTCGGCACGGGCGCTGGCCCCGGCGGCGGCTGGAGCCGCCACCTATACCAATCCCTTGCCGCTGCGCCTGGCCGACGGCAGCCTGGCCGAAAGCTGCGCCGACCCGTCCCTGCTGCGCGACCGCACCTCGACCCCGACGGTCTGGTACATGTACTGCACCATGGACCCGGTCAGCCACAAGGAGCGCGACGGCAAGGGCTGGAAGTTCCGGATGATGCCGGTCTACCGGTCGGTGGACCTGGTCAACTGGTATTTCGTGCGCGATTCCTTCGACCAGCGCCCGGCTGGTCTGGCCGGTCCGACCTCGGGATTGTGGGCGCCCGAGCCGGTCTACCAGAACGGCAGCTATTACCTGTACTTTACGGTCACCGACGTGGCCGACCGCCACAGCCCGGAACCAGGCTGCGCGTCGGACAGCGGGATCGCGGTGGCCACCAGCGCCTCGCCCGCCGGGCCCTGGCGCCCGGCCGAGCAGCTGGTGGTGCCGCCGCGCCGTGCCGGCGCGGGCTGCAACTTCCACTGGACCTTCGACCCCGACGTGGTCGAGGACGAACAGGGCGACCGTTTCCTGTACTACGGCAGCTATGGCGGCGGCCTGTTCGTGCAGCGCCTGTCGAAGGACGGCCTGCGGGTCGAGGGCGACCCGGTGCGGATCGGCGCGGCCAACCGCTACGAGGGCGCGGAGGTGGTCAAGGCCGGCAAGTACTGGTACCTGTTCGCTTCGAGCACCGACTGCTGCCGCGGGCCGCTGACCGGCTACGCCCTGTTCGTCGGACGCGCCACCAGTCCCGAAGGGCCTTTCCTCGACCGTGAAGGCAATGACATGGCGGCGGCGCGCGTGGGCGGCACGCCGGTGCTGGCGCAGAACGGCAACCGCTGGGTGGGCGCCGGCCACAATACCGTGTTCCAGGACGCCGCCGGCCAATGGTGGACCTTCTACCATGCGGTCGACCGGCACCAGGGCTATTTCAGCGTCGAGGACAAGCTGACCCGCCGTCCGCTGCTGCTCGACCGCATCGACTGGGTGGACGGCTGGCCGGTGATCAACCGCGGCCAGGGCCCGTCGGACACCCCGCAGCGCGCGCCGAGCATCGTCGCGGCCCCGGCCCCGGCGCCGGCGCCGTCGCCAGCGAAGGCGTCGACCGTGGCCGCGACGCCACTCTGGAGCGAGCGCTTCGCGCAGCCGCACCTCGATGCGCGCTGGCGCTGGATCCGGCCACAGGCCGCCGGCAGCTGGTCCACCGGGCATCCGGGCCTGCGCATGGCCACCCGGCAGACCGACCTGCATGAAGACACCAACAACGCGGCGCTGCTGAGCACAGCCTTGCCCGAGGGCGACCTGCGGATCCTGGCGCGCATCCGGCTCGATGCGCCCCTCGACTGCTGCGCCAAACCGGTGCAGGGCGGGCTGGTCGTGATGCGCGACGACGATAACTACGTGAAGCTGGTGGAACTGGCCCACGACGGCCTGCGCCAGGTGGAATTCGGCAAGGAACTGGCGCCGGTGGCGCGCGGCTATCCGCGCTACGGCAACACGGTGGTGGGCACGCCGGGCGAATGGACCTGGCTGCGCATCGACATCCGGCGTGAAGGGAAGGAAGAACGCTATACCGCCTGGTCGATGGGGCAGGGCGGAGGCTGGGTGGGAGGCAGCACCTGGACCCACCGCCTGGGCGGCAAGGCGCGCCTAGGACTGGTGGCGATGGGCGGCGCCGGCCATGCCGTCACCTTCGCCGAAGTCCGGGTCGAGCGCCTCCCGCCCTGA
- a CDS encoding carbohydrate ABC transporter permease produces MALVRSRGARRGDGVPAAMLLAPFGLAFLLFFFLPALDTFYMSLTESSLTRTNAFIGVDNYVTLVQDPSFWAAVGNTFYFALLTVIPLTALGLLMALLVNRFTRASGWLQGAFFLPYVLPISVMTLIADWMLQPSSGVVNHVLGMQRAWLADLTWAMPMVAIGTIWWTVGFNMLMFLAGLRNIPAELYEAASLDGARGFTLFRSITWPALRPVVWMALVLQLIASMKIFGQTYIMTTGGPFNTTRVTLHYMYETAFTQSDAGYAAAIAVAFVVIVIALSLAQAGLVRWLARRDA; encoded by the coding sequence ATGGCATTGGTCCGTTCGAGGGGAGCGCGGCGCGGCGATGGCGTGCCGGCGGCGATGCTGCTGGCGCCCTTCGGGCTCGCCTTCCTGCTGTTCTTCTTCCTGCCGGCGCTCGACACGTTCTACATGAGCCTGACGGAGAGCAGCCTGACGCGCACCAATGCCTTCATCGGCGTCGACAACTACGTCACGCTGGTGCAGGACCCGTCGTTCTGGGCCGCGGTCGGCAACACCTTCTATTTCGCGCTGCTGACGGTGATTCCGCTCACCGCGCTCGGCCTCTTGATGGCGCTCCTGGTGAACCGCTTTACCCGGGCCAGCGGCTGGCTGCAGGGCGCTTTCTTCCTGCCGTATGTCCTGCCGATCTCGGTCATGACCCTGATCGCGGACTGGATGCTCCAGCCCTCGTCGGGCGTGGTCAACCACGTGCTGGGCATGCAGCGCGCCTGGCTCGCCGACCTCACCTGGGCCATGCCGATGGTTGCCATCGGCACCATCTGGTGGACCGTGGGCTTCAACATGCTGATGTTCCTGGCCGGCCTGCGCAACATTCCGGCCGAGCTGTACGAGGCGGCCAGCCTGGACGGCGCGCGCGGCTTCACCCTGTTTCGCAGCATTACCTGGCCGGCCTTGCGCCCGGTGGTCTGGATGGCGCTGGTGCTGCAGCTGATCGCCTCGATGAAGATCTTCGGCCAGACCTACATCATGACCACAGGCGGACCGTTCAACACCACGCGGGTGACCCTGCACTACATGTACGAGACCGCCTTCACCCAGAGCGACGCGGGCTACGCGGCGGCGATCGCGGTGGCCTTCGTGGTGATCGTGATCGCGCTGTCGCTGGCCCAGGCGGGCCTGGTGCGCTGGCTGGCGCGGAGGGATGCATGA